The following are from one region of the Megachile rotundata isolate GNS110a chromosome 15, iyMegRotu1, whole genome shotgun sequence genome:
- the LOC100879228 gene encoding uncharacterized protein LOC100879228: MGNYMNKFFSHNNDIEKEEIRNAHSEMIDNTTIEKDLIFTPPLIQKTLPIDPRSVTTGIERTPIEVNYTSLGLNKRIISAIPKHLQSKQYLETNLDQIMTCLTPKKHFPSRVVESTKLQFSDMPNRNAETFLTPEVNNVNNKKKLSPIEKERYEVLGIDPRSPAANFDRTPILMPKSLELLKARSREDLHKQGSYETDIFYPKFAYCEMSSEFSIPEIQALPDLATCTTKCLDLNDTDDGARSNESETSHSSCSPEIEKVSEGGEKLLESQNETQTTLREDNCNDVYIKKDIEELNVCNNENDNDTIKIWRDTMVLDKVLEFESTELHDMQLVKKKTSQTPKENVIITFDDSSSTKDVLSLKISKTGNDIARVDTTIKKRYLKLDIKTEEKKVFNSNDKNDTESIKARTPLGNRSNNEQRQTLSTKSPQQIFRNKGIASKMLQENTPPHKKHVTKTKLNGVQWDPDSTVII; the protein is encoded by the exons ATGGGAAATTACATGAACAAGTTTTTTTCCCATAACAATGATATTGAAAAGGAAGAAATAAGGAATGCACATTCTGAAATGATAGATAATACAACAATTGAAAAAGACTTAATATTTACTCCACCCCTAATACAGAAAACATTACCAATTGATCCAAGATCAGTAACAACTGGAATAGAAAGAACACCAATAGAA GTAAATTATACATCCCTTGGATTAAATAAAAGGATTATATCTGCAATCCCAAAACATTTACAAAGTAAACAATATTTAGAAACAAACCTAGATCAAATAATGACCTGTTTAACACCTAAAAAACATTTTCCATCAAGAGTAGTAGAAAGTACAAAATTACAGTTTTCAGATATG ccAAATAGAAATGCAGAGACCTTTTTAACACCAGAAGTTAacaatgtaaataataagaAGAAACTTTCACCTATAGAAAAAGAACGTTATGAAGTTTTGGGAATTGATCCTAGATCCCCAGCTGCAAATTTTGATAGGACTCCAATATTAATGCCAAAATCATTAGAACTATTAAAAGCAAGATCCAGAGAAGATCTACACAAACAAGGAAGCTATGAGACAGATATTTTTTATCCAAAATTTGCATATTGCGAAATGTCATCAGAATTTAGTATTCCTGAAATACAAGCTTTACCCGATTTGGCTACAtgtacaacaaaatgtttagatCTGAATGATACTGATGATGGTGCTAGATCAAATGAGTCTGAAACATCACATTCCAGTTGTTCACctgaaattgaaaaagtttcTGAAGGTG GAGAGAAATTACTAGAAAGTCAAAATGAAACTCAAACAACTTTAAGGGAAGATAATTGTAATGatgtatatattaaaaaagATATAGAAGAATTAAATGTTTGTAATAACGAGAATGATAATGATACCATTAAAATATGGAGAGATACAATGGTGCTGGATAAAGTACTGGAATTTGAATCAACAGAATTACATGATATGCaattagttaaaaaaaaaacgtcGCAAACGCCTAAAGAGAATGTAATTATAACATTTGATGATAGTAGCTCTACTAAAGATGTACTATcgttaaaaatatctaaaactgGAAATGATATAGCAAGAGTAGATACAACCATAAAGAAGAGATATCTTAAGTTAGATATTAAaacagaagaaaagaaagttttcaattctaatgataaaaatgatactGAATCTATAAAG GCTCGGACTCCTCTTGGTAACCGTTCAAATAATGAACAAAGGCAAACATTGTCAACAAAATCTCCAcaacaaatatttagaaataaaggTATAGCTTCAAAAATGTTACAGGAAAATACTCCACCCCATAAAAAACATGTTACAAAAACTAAATTAAATGGTGTTCAATGGGATCCGGATTCAACAGTTATTATTTAA
- the LOC100879115 gene encoding uncharacterized protein LOC100879115 isoform X2: protein MICGVPKLQLGEEIKKLIEPYGCIKQIHIIPEYPTEEFTEAYYVKYARIQSARIAKRFIDGKNFYGGSLHVFYVPELETLTETKAKLTQRRRDVLIRIKKNQQDAKDPNIDKFIPKKQFHRKKRTPALPLTEERLTQHYPGETLSSIYNGIPQNIDPRPISEPSLPSTSYNHQEDAIATAPYHLTETIIKTAKFKETVIKSDYTRNKRKNYKGQSVNDNVKVKIVRPQLIDTSAIVKWDTSTKNLFSNPRKIENNITIKLMSNSNDKKKIVIKNPSVSHLVQPSEDLQLSIKEAKSQVRTAMQMNNKENP, encoded by the exons ATGATATGTGGAGTACCTAAACTTCAATTAGgtgaagaaataaagaaacttaTTGAACCATATGGATGTATTAAACAAATACACATAATACCTGAATATCCTACAGAAGAATTTACAGAAGCTTATTATGTAAAATATGCTCGTATACAGAGTGCaag AATAGCTAAACGTTTCATTGATGGTAAAAATTTTTATGGAGGTTCACTACATGTTTTTTACGTACCTGAGCTTGAAACTTTAACAGAAACTAAAGCCAAACTGACTCAACGCCGTAGAGATGTACTTATTCGTATAAAGAAAAATCAACAAGATGCAAAAGATCCAAATATTGACAAATTTATTCCTAA aaaacaatttcatagaaaaaaaagaacaccAGCATTACCACTTACAGAAGAACGTCTAACTCAACATTATCCTGGAGAAACATTATCATCTATTTATAACGGTATACCACAAAATATAGATCCAAGACCAATATCTGAACCCAGTCTACCTTCAACATCATATAATCATCAAGAAGATGCAATTGCAACTGCTCCGTATCATTTGACCGAAACTATTATTAAAACAGCTAAATTTAAAGAAACTGTAATAAAGTCTGATTAtacaagaaataaaagaaaaaattataagGGACAATCTGttaatgataatgtcaaagttaaAATTGTTAGACCTCAGCTTATAGACACAAGTGCTATAGTAAAGTGGGATACTTCAACTAAAAATCTATTTTCCAATCCTagaaagattgaaaataatatcacTATTAAGTTAATGTCAAACAGTAATGATaagaagaaaattgtaattaaaaatccgag TGTGTCTCATTTGGTACAACCAAGCGAAGATCTTCAACTCTCAATCAAAGAAGCTAAGTCTCAGGTACGCACGGCTATGCAAatgaataataaagaaaatccataa
- the LOC100879115 gene encoding RNA-binding protein 48 isoform X1 produces MDDKCTITKLPHHVQQKLCHTRPPYRQGKRLTSVKVYTINDESIHLMICGVPKLQLGEEIKKLIEPYGCIKQIHIIPEYPTEEFTEAYYVKYARIQSARIAKRFIDGKNFYGGSLHVFYVPELETLTETKAKLTQRRRDVLIRIKKNQQDAKDPNIDKFIPKKQFHRKKRTPALPLTEERLTQHYPGETLSSIYNGIPQNIDPRPISEPSLPSTSYNHQEDAIATAPYHLTETIIKTAKFKETVIKSDYTRNKRKNYKGQSVNDNVKVKIVRPQLIDTSAIVKWDTSTKNLFSNPRKIENNITIKLMSNSNDKKKIVIKNPSVSHLVQPSEDLQLSIKEAKSQVRTAMQMNNKENP; encoded by the exons ATGGATGACAAATGCACAATAACAAAGCTTCCTCATCACGTTCAGCAGAAATTGTGTCATACACGACCACCTTACAGGCAAGGAAAGAGATTAACATCCGTGAAG GTTTATACAATAAACGATGAATCAATACATTTGATGATATGTGGAGTACCTAAACTTCAATTAGgtgaagaaataaagaaacttaTTGAACCATATGGATGTATTAAACAAATACACATAATACCTGAATATCCTACAGAAGAATTTACAGAAGCTTATTATGTAAAATATGCTCGTATACAGAGTGCaag AATAGCTAAACGTTTCATTGATGGTAAAAATTTTTATGGAGGTTCACTACATGTTTTTTACGTACCTGAGCTTGAAACTTTAACAGAAACTAAAGCCAAACTGACTCAACGCCGTAGAGATGTACTTATTCGTATAAAGAAAAATCAACAAGATGCAAAAGATCCAAATATTGACAAATTTATTCCTAA aaaacaatttcatagaaaaaaaagaacaccAGCATTACCACTTACAGAAGAACGTCTAACTCAACATTATCCTGGAGAAACATTATCATCTATTTATAACGGTATACCACAAAATATAGATCCAAGACCAATATCTGAACCCAGTCTACCTTCAACATCATATAATCATCAAGAAGATGCAATTGCAACTGCTCCGTATCATTTGACCGAAACTATTATTAAAACAGCTAAATTTAAAGAAACTGTAATAAAGTCTGATTAtacaagaaataaaagaaaaaattataagGGACAATCTGttaatgataatgtcaaagttaaAATTGTTAGACCTCAGCTTATAGACACAAGTGCTATAGTAAAGTGGGATACTTCAACTAAAAATCTATTTTCCAATCCTagaaagattgaaaataatatcacTATTAAGTTAATGTCAAACAGTAATGATaagaagaaaattgtaattaaaaatccgag TGTGTCTCATTTGGTACAACCAAGCGAAGATCTTCAACTCTCAATCAAAGAAGCTAAGTCTCAGGTACGCACGGCTATGCAAatgaataataaagaaaatccataa